A region from the Triticum aestivum cultivar Chinese Spring chromosome 3D, IWGSC CS RefSeq v2.1, whole genome shotgun sequence genome encodes:
- the LOC123079751 gene encoding pentatricopeptide repeat-containing protein At3g46790, chloroplastic yields MFASAPAGSLHLSHPAFGARRPRLARCRSSLSSSGAAPPPANANHLIQTLCASGRLSRAAALLQGLPAPTQRTYESLLQAAARAGDAALAAAVHRRLEADPVFRSDPFLSTRLIDAYAALGALPAARQVFDEAPDKNIFVWNALLKALALADHGDEALARLADMGRLGVPVDSYSYTLGLKACIAASASHAPASARVREVHAHAIRRGYALHMHVATTLIDCYAKLGIVGYAENVFAAMPERNVVSWSAMIACYAKNERPADAIELFKDMLASDADLVPNSITIVSVLNACAGVNALGHGKLLHAYILRRGFDSLVSVLNALMAMYMRCGCLEVGRHIFNWIGRRRDVVSWNSLISGYGMHGFGREALQVFEEMIQVGLSPSIITFISVLGACSHAGLVDEGKKLFESMMDYSVKPRAEHYACMVDLLGRAGQLDEAVELIQSMHIEPSPQVWGALLGACRIHGHVEYGEMACSRLFDLEPRNAGNYVLLADIYSRAKLQDQVAVLKELLEEHGLEKVPGCSWMEVNKKIHSFTSVDNKNPPVEQLQALIGEFVAQMKNEGYVPDTEIVMYDIEEEEKERILLGHSEKLAVAFGLINTRSGEVIRITKNLRLCEDCHSVTKFISKFTEREIVVKDVNRFHHFRDGICSCGDYW; encoded by the coding sequence ATGTTCGCCTCCGCCCCCGCGGGTTCGCTCCACCTCTCCCACCCGGCGTTCGGCGCCAGGCGCCCAAGGCTCGCGCGCTGCAGGTCCTCCCTGTCGTCGTCCGGCGCGGCGCCCCCGCCGGCCAACGCCAACCACCTCATCCAGACGCTCTGCGCCAGCGGCCGCCTCTCCCGCGCCGCCGCGCTCCTCCAGGGCCTCCCCGCGCCCACGCAGCGCACCTACGAGTCGCTCCTCCAGGCCGCCGCCAGGGCCGGGGACGCCGCGCTCGCCGCGGCCGTCCACCGCCGGCTCGAGGCCGACCCGGTCTTCCGCTCCGACCCCTTCCTCTCCACCCGCCTCATCGACGCCTACGCCGCGCTCGGCGCGCTCCCGGCCGCGCGCCAGGTGTTCGACGAGGCGCCTGACAAGAACATCTTCGTGTGGAACGCGCTGCTCAAGGCCCTCGCGCTCGCCGACCATGGCGACGAGGCGCTCGCGCGCTTGGCCGACATGGGGCGGCTCGGCGTCCCCGTCGACAGCTACAGCTACACGCTCGGGCTCAAGGCCTGCATCGCCGCGTCGGCGTCGCACGCACCGGCCTCCGCCCGTGTACGCGAGGTACACGCACATGCCATCCGCCGTGGCTACGCATTGCACATGCATGTCGCCACTACTCTTATTGACTGCTATGCAAAGCTTGGGATCGTCGGCTATGCTGAGAATGTGTTTGCTGCAATGCCAGAGAGGAACGTTGTTTCCTGGAGTGCCATGATTGCGTGCTATGCCAAGAACGAGAGACCTGCTGATGCCATTGAGCTGTTCAAGGATATGCTGGCTTCTGATGCAGACCTGGTGCCTAACTCGATCACAATAGTAAGTGTCTTGAATGCGTGCGCAGGAGTAAACGCCCTGGGTCACGGCAAACTATTGCATGCCTATATTCTTCGGAGGGGTTTCGACTCACTTGTTTCTGTACTGAACGCATTGATGGCAATGTACATGAGATGTGGATGCCTTGAAGTTGGCCGGCATATCTTCAATTGGATAGGACGCCGAAGGGATGTTGTGTCATGGAATTCACTTATATCTGGATATGGGATGCATGGCTTTGGCCGTGAGGCGCTtcaggtgtttgaggaaatgattcAAGTTGGGCTATCACCGAGTATCATAACATTTATCAGTGTCCTTGGGGCTTGTAGCCATGCCGGACTTGTGGATGAGGGGAAGAAATTGTTTGAGTCGATGATGGATTATAGTGTCAAACCCCGTGCAGAGCACTATGCTTGCATGGTAGATCTCCTTGGTCGTGCTGGGCAGTTGGATGAAGCAGTGGAGCTCATACAGAGCATGCACATTGAGCCGAGTCCTCAAGTGTGGGGTGCACTGCTTGGAGCTTGCCGTATTCATGGCCATGTGGAGTACGGAGAGATGGCTTGCTCTCGTCTCTTCGATCTTGAACCCAGAAATGCCGGCAACTATGTACTACTTGCTGATATTTATTCTCGAGCTAAACTGCAAGACCAAGTTGCCGTGCTAAAGGAGCTGCTTGAGGAGCATGGGCTGGAGAAGGTGCCGGGGTGCAGCTGGATGGAGGTGAACAAGAAGATACACTCTTTCACATCTGTGGACAACAAGAACCCGCCGGTTGAGCAGCTTCAAGCTCTGATAGGTGAGTTTGTGGCACAGATGAAAAATGAGGGCTATGTCCCTGACACAGAGATAGTCATGTATGACattgaagaagaagagaaggaaaggatcTTGCTTGGTCACAGTGAGAAGCTGGCAGTTGCATTTGGGCTTATCAACACTCGAAGCGGTGAAGTAATCAGGATCACCAAGAACCTGAGGCTATGTGAGGACTGTCATTCAGTCACCAAGTTCATCTCCAAATTCACAGAGCGTGAAATCGTTGTGAAGGATGTGAATCGGTTTCACCACTTCAGGGATGGAATTTGTTCGTGTGGCGACTATTGGTGA